In Alteromonas sp. V450, the following proteins share a genomic window:
- a CDS encoding tRNA (guanosine(46)-N(7))-methyltransferase TrmB: MASGNSREITTSQVGIHDKLDDLVKKYQASENKRPISDHTQAAFDDVSAWLEGFNDASSEIILDSCCGVGESTANIARANPNARVIGIDKSALRVDKHEHYSAQQDNYRVIRADVNDFWRLVKQSSWNVTQHFLLYPNPYPKKTQVQKRWHGSAAMVDLMAITPNIEVRSNWLIYLMEFAQAAKHYGMVSDLSEVTGDDHMTPFERKYRGSGQACWQLNCRSEES; the protein is encoded by the coding sequence ATGGCCAGTGGTAATTCTAGAGAAATCACAACATCACAGGTAGGCATTCACGATAAGTTAGACGACTTAGTGAAAAAATACCAAGCGAGTGAAAATAAGCGACCTATTAGCGACCATACACAAGCCGCTTTTGATGATGTTAGCGCGTGGCTTGAAGGCTTTAACGACGCTAGTAGCGAGATCATTTTAGACTCATGCTGCGGCGTTGGCGAAAGTACGGCGAATATTGCAAGAGCTAACCCCAATGCGCGCGTTATCGGCATTGATAAGTCGGCGCTGCGGGTGGATAAACACGAGCATTACAGCGCACAGCAAGACAACTATCGGGTAATTCGTGCCGATGTAAATGATTTTTGGCGCTTAGTAAAGCAGTCAAGTTGGAACGTAACGCAGCACTTTTTGCTATACCCCAATCCGTACCCTAAAAAGACCCAGGTTCAAAAGCGCTGGCATGGTAGCGCGGCTATGGTTGACCTGATGGCCATCACCCCCAATATTGAGGTGCGTAGCAATTGGCTCATTTATCTAATGGAATTTGCGCAAGCGGCTAAACATTACGGCATGGTATCTGATTTATCTGAAGTCACTGGCGATGATCACATGACGCCGTTTGAGCGAAAGTACCGAGGTAGCGGTCAGGCGTGCTGGCAGCTTAACTGCCGTAGTGAAGAAAGCTGA
- the panB gene encoding 3-methyl-2-oxobutanoate hydroxymethyltransferase → MKKVTVSGLLKKKQAGEKITSLTAYDASFAKMFDEQGVDALLIGDSLGMVLQGEDDTLPVTIDDIAYHTKSVRRGTERAFVLADMPFMSYATPEQTYTNAAKLMAAGASMVKMEGGSWLCDTIKGLNLRGVPVCGHLGLTPQSVHVFGGFKVQGREASQAEKLLSEAKALEEAGIQLLVLECVPSSLGKAVSEALTIPVIGIGAGKDTDGQILVMHDMFGISANYMPKFSKNYLVETGDMRKAVSKYIEDVQSGAFPSTEHSFE, encoded by the coding sequence ATGAAGAAAGTAACTGTATCGGGCTTGCTTAAGAAAAAGCAGGCCGGGGAAAAGATCACCTCTTTAACCGCTTACGACGCCAGCTTCGCCAAAATGTTCGACGAACAAGGCGTTGACGCCCTGCTTATTGGCGACTCTTTAGGCATGGTTCTTCAAGGTGAAGATGACACCTTACCGGTAACCATCGATGACATTGCCTACCACACGAAAAGTGTGCGTCGCGGCACTGAACGCGCCTTCGTGTTGGCCGATATGCCGTTTATGTCTTATGCCACGCCGGAGCAAACCTACACCAATGCAGCAAAACTCATGGCTGCAGGTGCAAGCATGGTTAAGATGGAAGGCGGAAGCTGGTTATGCGACACCATAAAAGGCTTGAACTTACGCGGCGTACCTGTGTGCGGCCATTTAGGCTTAACGCCTCAGTCAGTACACGTATTTGGTGGTTTTAAAGTACAAGGCCGCGAAGCGAGCCAAGCTGAAAAGCTGCTAAGTGAAGCGAAAGCGCTGGAAGAAGCGGGCATTCAGTTATTGGTGCTTGAGTGCGTGCCTTCATCGCTAGGCAAAGCGGTTAGCGAAGCGCTAACCATACCGGTAATCGGTATTGGGGCAGGCAAAGATACCGACGGTCAAATTCTAGTGATGCACGACATGTTTGGCATCAGCGCGAACTATATGCCGAAGTTCTCAAAGAACTACCTAGTGGAAACTGGCGATATGCGCAAAGCCGTATCAAAATATATTGAAGATGTGCAAAGCGGTGCGTTTCCATCGACTGAACACAGCTTCGAGTAA
- the pdsR gene encoding proteobacterial dedicated sortase system response regulator, with amino-acid sequence MPKTIALVEDDAAIRENYIMALKAQGYSVNAYEDRPSAAEAFNHTLPDLAIIDIGLKDEIEGGFMLCQQLRGLSQTLPIIFFTARDNDVDTISGLRMGADDYLTKDISMAHLLARIAALFRRTDLLAAPTEQKDELKVGDLKVDVSRMTVSWQNQSVLLTVTEFWMLHALIKRPGHVKSRQQLMDESRMVVDDTTITSHIKRMRKKFVQLDSNFDHIDTVYGMGYRWQL; translated from the coding sequence ATGCCAAAGACAATTGCATTAGTGGAAGATGACGCGGCCATTCGCGAGAACTACATTATGGCGCTTAAAGCGCAGGGTTACAGTGTGAATGCCTATGAGGACAGGCCTTCTGCTGCTGAAGCGTTTAACCATACCCTTCCCGACCTAGCCATTATCGATATTGGTTTAAAAGATGAAATTGAGGGTGGCTTTATGCTGTGTCAGCAACTGCGAGGCCTATCCCAAACCCTTCCCATCATCTTTTTTACAGCACGAGATAACGATGTGGACACTATCAGCGGACTTAGAATGGGCGCTGACGACTACCTCACCAAAGATATAAGCATGGCCCACTTACTTGCGCGCATTGCGGCTTTGTTTAGACGTACCGACTTACTTGCTGCACCCACAGAGCAAAAAGATGAGCTAAAAGTGGGCGACTTAAAAGTAGATGTGTCAAGAATGACGGTAAGCTGGCAAAACCAGTCCGTTTTATTAACGGTAACTGAGTTTTGGATGCTGCATGCGCTCATCAAGCGCCCCGGTCATGTGAAAAGTCGCCAACAGCTCATGGATGAGTCTAGAATGGTGGTAGACGACACTACGATTACTTCTCATATAAAACGTATGCGTAAGAAGTTTGTTCAACTTGACTCAAACTTCGACCATATCGACACCGTGTACGGCATGGGTTATCGCTGGCAGCTTTAA
- the pdsS gene encoding proteobacterial dedicated sortase system histidine kinase: MGFRFSIRLQLMVLSLFLFTIPYLGYNYVWELEQYLRNGQEQTMIGTARAVATALHERPALFDSQSAYLQDVRPGTDLYAPPIPSPIRLDGELNDWQQISELMSEYGSGEVIEYYNGYAGEPTSLSFKHMVGRYGQFLYAMFEVSDDVLLWRQPNSLSVETGDHLLVGMETPQGELARYVVAPYESGWVNAYKLADNTSTTRAIENALSIQGRWQETATGYNIELRFPLSMTTGGLAFSIVDVDDKASRLKQYALGTANTNDLAELGTVITPSPEIERILAGLKYADSRVWVVDKHMRVLARAGDIQSATGIEVDEKETSSNAVWNWIESEWLLPLYYQILTQPPADFIDELDDAYALVGQDLGTALNGQPDSLWRLSPDNKAIVLSAAYPIFIEGGVMGAVVVEQTTNGIRTLRNRALEQLFHVILAVMTLGTLGLLLFATRISNRIRSLRDNTEAVIDDNGKIIGTLPTSNQRDEIGDLSRSFADVLSRLQQYNSYLENMASRLSHELRTPIAVVKSSLDMLLHDNDSEQQAVFVERAQSGVNRLSTILNSMSEATRLEQAIEQEDLETFNIVQVIKGCVEGYQHTYALRKWTLTATDSSLLIDGSPELIAQLFDKVVSNAVDFSQNNDEIVIKLEKHDKSVTLTVSNPGPLLPRGMKNQLTQSMVSVRKENDVQNAAQSPHLGLGLYIANMIAQFHKGRLFLNDREDASGVVVTATFPTSSDTKR, encoded by the coding sequence ATGGGATTTCGCTTTTCTATTCGTTTGCAGCTTATGGTGCTGTCGCTGTTCTTATTCACCATTCCCTACTTGGGTTATAACTATGTGTGGGAACTCGAGCAGTATCTGCGAAACGGTCAAGAGCAAACCATGATTGGCACTGCGCGGGCTGTGGCCACTGCACTTCATGAGCGTCCCGCTTTATTTGATAGCCAATCGGCGTATCTTCAAGACGTACGCCCTGGCACAGATCTTTACGCGCCACCTATCCCGTCCCCTATTCGACTGGATGGCGAACTCAACGACTGGCAGCAAATCAGTGAGTTAATGAGTGAGTATGGCAGTGGCGAAGTTATTGAGTATTACAATGGCTATGCGGGAGAACCCACCAGCTTGTCGTTTAAGCATATGGTAGGGCGCTACGGTCAATTTCTATATGCCATGTTTGAAGTGAGCGATGACGTGCTGCTTTGGCGGCAGCCCAATAGTTTAAGCGTGGAGACAGGCGACCACTTACTTGTGGGCATGGAAACCCCACAGGGTGAATTAGCAAGATATGTTGTTGCACCGTACGAAAGTGGCTGGGTAAATGCGTACAAGCTCGCAGACAACACATCTACAACGCGGGCAATAGAGAACGCGCTCTCTATTCAAGGCCGCTGGCAAGAGACAGCCACGGGCTACAATATTGAACTGCGCTTTCCGCTATCAATGACCACAGGCGGCTTAGCATTTTCAATTGTCGATGTAGACGATAAGGCAAGTCGATTGAAGCAGTACGCGCTAGGAACGGCAAACACGAATGATCTCGCTGAATTAGGTACTGTTATTACCCCTTCCCCCGAAATTGAGCGTATTTTGGCAGGTTTAAAATATGCCGATTCCAGGGTGTGGGTCGTAGATAAGCACATGCGAGTACTTGCTCGCGCGGGTGATATTCAATCGGCCACCGGTATTGAAGTAGACGAGAAAGAAACGTCTTCTAATGCTGTTTGGAATTGGATAGAAAGTGAGTGGTTACTACCACTTTACTATCAAATTCTAACACAACCACCTGCCGACTTTATTGACGAGTTAGACGATGCCTATGCATTAGTAGGGCAGGATTTAGGCACGGCGCTTAACGGCCAACCCGATTCACTATGGCGCTTGTCTCCCGATAACAAGGCCATTGTGCTTTCCGCTGCCTATCCCATTTTCATTGAAGGGGGCGTAATGGGGGCGGTTGTTGTAGAACAAACGACGAATGGTATTCGAACATTGCGAAATCGAGCATTAGAACAGCTCTTTCACGTTATTTTAGCTGTAATGACGTTGGGAACATTAGGTCTGCTGCTGTTCGCAACGCGAATTTCAAACCGTATTCGCTCCCTTCGCGATAACACCGAAGCCGTAATTGATGATAATGGAAAAATTATAGGCACTTTGCCGACATCAAATCAACGTGATGAAATTGGCGACTTATCGCGTTCGTTCGCCGATGTACTCTCTCGACTGCAGCAATATAACTCTTATTTAGAAAACATGGCGTCTCGACTGTCTCATGAACTAAGGACACCTATCGCTGTGGTGAAATCGTCTTTAGATATGCTGTTACACGATAATGACTCCGAGCAACAAGCGGTTTTTGTTGAAAGGGCTCAGTCGGGCGTAAATCGTCTAAGCACCATATTAAACAGCATGAGTGAAGCAACCCGATTAGAACAGGCAATAGAGCAAGAAGACTTAGAAACGTTCAATATCGTGCAAGTCATCAAAGGGTGCGTAGAAGGTTATCAACACACCTACGCGCTGAGAAAGTGGACCTTAACTGCAACAGACAGTAGCTTGCTTATTGACGGGTCGCCTGAGCTTATTGCTCAACTGTTCGATAAAGTCGTGTCGAATGCTGTCGACTTTAGCCAGAACAATGATGAAATAGTCATTAAGCTGGAAAAGCATGACAAGTCAGTAACATTGACCGTAAGTAACCCAGGCCCATTACTTCCCCGAGGGATGAAAAATCAACTTACTCAATCAATGGTTTCGGTAAGAAAAGAAAACGACGTACAAAACGCTGCACAATCTCCGCATTTAGGTCTAGGGCTATACATTGCCAATATGATCGCTCAATTTCACAAGGGCCGACTATTCTTAAACGATAGGGAAGATGCATCTGGCGTCGTCGTAACAGCTACATTTCCCACCTCTTCTGATACAAAGCGTTAA
- the panC gene encoding pantoate--beta-alanine ligase, producing MKVVDSISALRDTVNTWRRNGETVGFVPTMGNLHDGHLKLVKKAKAHNDKVVVSIFVNPMQFGANEDLDAYPRTIEEDKAKLISVGVDAVFLPSVAEMYPAGLEAQTFVEVPGISDSHCGASRPGHFRGVATVVTKLFNMVQPDDAFFGEKDFQQLQVIRALARDLSMAVKVHGVPTERETSGLAMSSRNGYLTDEEKATASAIFAEMQRIKAGIESGNTNFVELENIMVSNLEAKGFKKDYCQVVNAATFEPASDSDKELVLLVAMFMGKTRLIDNMQITRR from the coding sequence ATGAAGGTGGTTGATAGTATTTCGGCATTGCGCGACACCGTAAATACGTGGCGACGCAATGGTGAAACCGTAGGTTTTGTTCCGACTATGGGCAACCTGCATGATGGTCATCTCAAACTAGTAAAAAAAGCGAAAGCGCATAACGACAAAGTGGTAGTTAGCATTTTTGTTAATCCTATGCAGTTTGGCGCAAACGAAGACTTAGACGCTTATCCACGCACTATTGAAGAAGACAAAGCTAAGCTGATTTCTGTGGGTGTAGACGCGGTGTTTTTACCTAGCGTTGCGGAAATGTATCCGGCAGGTCTCGAGGCACAGACATTCGTTGAAGTACCCGGCATTTCCGACTCTCATTGCGGGGCAAGTCGTCCAGGCCACTTTCGCGGCGTCGCTACCGTAGTCACCAAGCTTTTCAACATGGTACAGCCAGACGATGCGTTTTTTGGTGAAAAGGACTTCCAACAGCTACAAGTTATTCGCGCTTTGGCTCGTGATTTGTCGATGGCTGTAAAGGTCCATGGTGTGCCTACTGAGCGCGAAACGTCAGGCCTGGCAATGAGCTCTAGAAATGGCTACCTCACAGACGAAGAAAAAGCGACCGCGAGTGCTATTTTTGCAGAAATGCAGCGTATAAAAGCGGGTATAGAAAGCGGAAACACCAACTTTGTTGAGCTTGAAAACATCATGGTTAGTAATCTTGAAGCGAAAGGCTTTAAGAAAGACTACTGTCAGGTAGTTAACGCCGCCACCTTTGAACCGGCTAGCGACAGCGACAAAGAGTTAGTTTTACTGGTTGCTATGTTTATGGGTAAAACCCGTTTAATCGATAATATGCAAATTACACGACGTTAA
- a CDS encoding ABC transporter permease translates to MKTESTHMNTEENVGWFKQNYVALTTIWIKECTRFLRIWVQTLVPPAITMSLYFVIFGSLIGNRIGEMGGFTYMEFIVPGLIMMSVITNSYANVSSSFFSAKFQRNIEELLVSPVPTSVIILGYVGGGVARAILIGIIVTLVSLFFVDVQIHNLGIIALTLLLTSTLFATAGLINAVFAKTFDDISVVPTFVLTPLTYLGGVFYSLSLLPEFWQWVSKANPVVYMVNGFRYGFLGVSDVNVTLSLTLLVGFNALLFSVAYYLLKTGKGIRS, encoded by the coding sequence ATGAAAACTGAAAGTACACACATGAACACAGAAGAAAACGTGGGTTGGTTTAAACAAAACTATGTGGCGTTAACCACTATTTGGATAAAGGAATGCACGCGCTTTTTGCGCATATGGGTACAAACCCTTGTGCCGCCAGCTATTACAATGAGCTTGTACTTCGTGATATTCGGCAGCCTCATTGGTAACCGAATTGGCGAGATGGGCGGCTTTACTTATATGGAATTTATTGTGCCTGGCCTTATTATGATGTCGGTGATCACAAACTCCTACGCCAACGTGTCATCTTCATTTTTTAGCGCCAAATTTCAGCGCAATATTGAAGAGCTATTGGTGTCACCAGTACCCACCTCGGTCATTATTCTGGGGTATGTTGGCGGCGGCGTAGCCCGGGCTATTCTCATAGGTATTATCGTTACCTTGGTGTCGCTGTTTTTCGTTGATGTACAAATACATAATTTGGGCATTATTGCGCTCACGCTGTTACTTACTTCTACCCTGTTTGCAACTGCAGGCTTAATTAACGCGGTATTTGCGAAAACCTTTGATGATATTAGCGTGGTGCCAACATTTGTATTAACACCGTTAACCTACTTAGGTGGCGTGTTTTATTCCCTATCGCTACTGCCTGAGTTCTGGCAATGGGTAAGTAAGGCAAACCCTGTTGTGTATATGGTTAACGGGTTTCGTTATGGCTTCTTGGGGGTCTCTGACGTAAACGTAACCTTATCGCTTACATTATTAGTAGGCTTTAACGCGCTGTTATTCAGTGTTGCGTACTATTTGCTTAAAACCGGTAAAGGTATTCGTAGCTAA
- a CDS encoding ABC transporter ATP-binding protein produces MKALDIKGLTKTYKGGVQALKGVDLTVQEGDFFALLGPNGAGKSTTIGIISSLVNQTTGNVSVFGYDLTTQKEQAKACIGLVPQEFNFNQFETVLQIVLNQAGYYGVPRSIAKERAKKYLAQLDLWEKRDARARELSGGMKRRLMIARALMHEPKLLILDEPTAGVDIEIRRSMWGFLEEINRQGITIILTTHYLEEAEMLCRNIAIINKGTIVENTSMKALLSKLSLETFVLDIKIPEGVSNTDNLLTGFEQRLIDDHTLEVDVEKTEGLNPVFTQLSEKGIQVMSMRNKSNRLEELFVRLVESAKQAG; encoded by the coding sequence ATGAAAGCGTTGGACATTAAAGGGTTAACCAAAACCTACAAAGGTGGCGTACAGGCACTAAAAGGCGTCGACCTTACAGTACAAGAAGGAGACTTCTTTGCACTACTTGGCCCAAATGGGGCAGGCAAATCTACCACTATTGGTATTATCAGTTCACTCGTTAATCAAACGACAGGCAATGTTTCGGTGTTTGGTTACGACCTTACAACGCAAAAAGAGCAAGCTAAAGCCTGCATTGGTCTGGTGCCACAAGAGTTCAACTTCAACCAGTTTGAAACTGTACTGCAAATTGTGTTGAATCAGGCAGGTTACTACGGCGTGCCTCGCAGCATTGCTAAAGAGCGCGCTAAAAAATACCTTGCTCAGCTTGATTTGTGGGAAAAACGCGATGCCCGCGCGCGGGAGTTATCCGGCGGTATGAAGCGAAGGCTGATGATTGCTCGGGCACTCATGCATGAGCCGAAATTACTTATTTTAGATGAGCCAACCGCGGGCGTAGATATTGAGATTCGTCGCTCAATGTGGGGTTTCTTAGAAGAGATTAACCGTCAGGGGATTACCATCATCCTCACTACCCACTATCTTGAAGAAGCAGAAATGCTGTGTCGCAATATCGCTATTATTAACAAGGGCACCATTGTCGAGAACACCAGCATGAAAGCTTTACTATCTAAGTTAAGCCTAGAAACCTTTGTGTTGGATATCAAAATTCCAGAAGGTGTGTCGAACACAGATAACCTACTAACGGGCTTTGAACAGCGTTTGATTGACGACCATACCCTTGAAGTAGATGTTGAAAAAACGGAAGGGTTGAACCCGGTTTTCACTCAGCTAAGTGAAAAGGGTATTCAGGTAATGAGCATGCGCAATAAATCAAATCGCCTTGAAGAGCTATTTGTGCGTTTAGTTGAATCAGCGAAGCAAGCTGGCTAA
- a CDS encoding EAL domain-containing protein, translating into MPIREISEDFSIEDIVPYFQPIVDLSSHGVWRYECLARLITRSDRTFLPSEFLYLIDREQHVKTLAASMFEQCASYFHDTNVPWNINITEKDLDDELLTNTLLTHLASYPTPERVSIEVSASAALSNPKRLNRFIDRSLHAGLGVFIDNVGSCPGNIRALMNLPIRGIKLAGGLVKHYEQQEAVREYVDYLLSLCERHGVSTIAEQVEDEQHLEKVKRLSIKYAQGYVFSPPVANVKKAQKH; encoded by the coding sequence ATGCCGATAAGAGAAATATCAGAGGACTTTTCAATCGAAGATATTGTGCCTTATTTCCAACCCATTGTTGACCTAAGTAGCCATGGCGTTTGGCGATATGAATGCTTAGCGAGGCTTATTACACGAAGCGATAGAACTTTTTTACCTAGTGAATTCTTATACTTAATTGATAGAGAGCAACATGTAAAAACACTCGCTGCGAGTATGTTTGAACAGTGCGCCAGCTATTTTCACGACACTAACGTTCCGTGGAATATTAACATTACCGAAAAAGATCTGGACGACGAACTACTCACTAACACGCTCCTAACACACCTAGCCAGCTACCCTACCCCGGAAAGAGTGAGTATTGAGGTTAGTGCATCTGCAGCGCTTTCTAACCCAAAACGTTTGAATCGATTCATTGATAGAAGCCTTCACGCAGGTCTAGGTGTTTTTATCGACAACGTAGGCTCTTGCCCTGGCAATATTCGCGCGCTGATGAATTTACCTATCAGGGGAATAAAACTAGCGGGAGGGCTAGTGAAGCACTACGAGCAGCAAGAAGCGGTTCGAGAATACGTTGACTATTTACTTTCACTTTGCGAAAGACACGGTGTAAGCACTATTGCAGAACAAGTAGAAGATGAACAGCACCTAGAGAAAGTTAAGCGCCTCTCTATTAAATACGCACAAGGGTACGTTTTTAGTCCGCCCGTTGCCAACGTTAAAAAGGCGCAGAAGCACTGA
- the panP gene encoding pyridoxal-dependent aspartate 1-decarboxylase PanP — protein MGEAQVSLEHLFRVFTKPEHKDSKLAQIEQHLSDNILDFLSQHVVTKKTSLEEVEKDFSDSKVPESPEFVSTHAESLLDKLVAHSVNTYSPTFIGHMTSALPYFHLPLSKLMVGLNQNLVKIETSKAFTPLERQVLGMMHNLVYDQPQGFYDEHLHSAAHSLGAFCSGGTIANITALWVARNKLLGPQKGFSGVAKAGLAAAYRHYGINNLGVMCSKRGHYSLSKAVDVLGLGREQLLTVPAPKQTLDPAKALRIGKRYQEEGNKLLAIVGVGGTTETGHVDPLDELADVAEELGCWFHVDAAWGGATLFSARYRDRLKGIERADSVTIDAHKQMYVPMGAGMALFKDPQNANAVRHHAQYILRAGSKDLGATTLEGSRNGMAMMVYSALHIFGRKGYELLIDRSIDKAKDFAQMIDKAQDFELTTTPILSLLTYRVCPAEVQEKLKHVNAKTRNAINEKVDALVVAVQKQQREAGKSFVSRTRLEAPDYPSQCITVFRVVLANPLTSHNDLAAILAEQHLIAKETQAWKELMDFVRETEETETVAS, from the coding sequence GTGGGTGAAGCGCAAGTTAGTTTAGAGCACCTGTTTAGGGTCTTTACCAAGCCTGAGCACAAAGACTCAAAGCTTGCTCAAATAGAGCAGCATTTATCTGACAATATCTTAGATTTTTTGTCGCAGCACGTGGTGACAAAAAAGACATCGTTAGAAGAAGTTGAAAAAGACTTTTCAGACTCCAAAGTACCTGAGTCACCTGAGTTTGTTTCTACCCATGCTGAAAGCTTACTCGATAAGCTCGTTGCGCACTCTGTAAATACTTACTCGCCTACGTTTATTGGTCACATGACCTCTGCGCTGCCTTATTTTCACCTGCCGCTTTCAAAGTTAATGGTAGGGCTTAATCAGAACCTGGTTAAGATTGAAACATCTAAAGCGTTCACTCCACTAGAGCGTCAAGTACTGGGAATGATGCACAACCTTGTGTACGACCAGCCTCAAGGGTTTTATGACGAACACCTACATAGTGCTGCCCATTCATTAGGCGCTTTTTGCTCTGGCGGCACCATTGCCAACATCACTGCCCTATGGGTGGCTCGCAATAAATTACTTGGCCCACAAAAAGGGTTTTCAGGTGTGGCCAAAGCAGGTCTTGCTGCTGCATATCGTCACTATGGTATCAACAACTTAGGCGTGATGTGCAGTAAACGGGGGCACTATTCACTGTCAAAGGCTGTGGATGTATTGGGGTTAGGTCGCGAGCAACTGTTAACGGTGCCTGCACCGAAACAAACCCTTGATCCAGCTAAAGCGCTTCGCATTGGTAAACGCTATCAAGAGGAAGGCAATAAGCTTCTTGCTATCGTTGGCGTGGGCGGCACCACCGAAACAGGGCACGTAGACCCGCTAGATGAGCTTGCTGACGTAGCCGAAGAATTAGGGTGCTGGTTCCATGTGGATGCAGCATGGGGCGGAGCTACGTTATTCTCGGCGCGTTATCGCGACAGACTAAAAGGTATTGAGCGAGCAGACTCAGTCACCATTGATGCACACAAGCAAATGTACGTACCTATGGGCGCGGGCATGGCGCTTTTCAAAGATCCACAAAATGCCAACGCGGTAAGGCATCACGCCCAATATATTTTGCGTGCAGGCTCTAAAGACTTAGGGGCTACCACGCTAGAAGGCTCTCGTAACGGCATGGCTATGATGGTGTATTCGGCACTGCATATATTCGGTCGCAAAGGGTATGAACTGCTTATTGATCGCAGCATTGATAAAGCCAAAGACTTTGCGCAGATGATTGATAAAGCCCAAGACTTTGAATTGACGACTACACCTATTCTATCACTGTTGACTTATCGCGTTTGTCCCGCTGAAGTGCAGGAAAAGCTGAAGCATGTGAATGCTAAAACCCGCAATGCCATTAATGAAAAGGTTGATGCTCTTGTTGTTGCGGTACAAAAGCAGCAGCGTGAAGCAGGTAAGTCTTTTGTGTCTCGTACTCGCCTAGAAGCGCCTGATTACCCTTCCCAGTGTATTACGGTATTTCGCGTAGTGTTAGCGAATCCGCTGACTAGCCATAACGACTTGGCTGCAATTTTGGCTGAGCAGCACTTAATTGCGAAAGAGACTCAGGCTTGGAAAGAACTAATGGATTTTGTTCGCGAAACAGAAGAAACAGAAACCGTTGCTTCTTAA